In Deltaproteobacteria bacterium IMCC39524, the genomic stretch GGCTCGAAGCCTGGCGCGATGGTAATGACACCGACGGTCGGACATACACAGTTACAGCCGTTGCCGTCGATGCCGCCGGTAACCGTAGCGAACAATCCGCCACTGTTCTCGTTCCCCATGACATGCGGAACAAATAAGCCCGTGCTGGCTTTCTGACGTGCCCCTTTATCCGAAAGCTCTTGCCAATAAGAATGGCCATCGGAGATCGAATCCTGATGGGCTTGGTTTTTTTGGCACGTTTCATCAGGCAAACAATCTGCACCTCTTGACCATAAAATCCATCTCACCCCAGACAGATCCTCTACTCCGAGTCTCAGTAACATTTAATCATTTGATCATTGTCTCTGCGCTCGAAGCCCGCATAAATGCCGTCTTCTCTTTGGCTTCGTAAGCAATCTTTACCAACAACAGCCCAGCCTTCAGATCTTTTAAATTTGACGACCTTGTTTTCTGAAAGCAAGTAATGCATCGCTCTGCATCCGATGCTATATGTTTTTCCAGAGGTAAAGTGTACTTCAATGAGTTCCCCCGCATTTTCCCCACGCAGGTAGTTCCTCTGGGCGAAGTAGGCCACAGTCGTCAATGCGAAAACAAAAAAGAAAAGATCCTGTGGCCGAAAGGATTCAAGAAATACTGAACTGAGCATCTGAATGTCTTCAGGAAAACGCCGTGCAGAAAGAACCTGCCAGTAACTTACTCCCATTTTGGAGCTGAATAACGCCAAGCCTGCCAGTACATTGCTGAGTATGCCACCGAAAAGCGTTAGCATCAGCGCACTGGGAAGGTTAAAACGTTGAACGCCTTTCGGTCTTAAAAGGTGAACACTCCCTATTGCAGCACCTAGTAATATGACAAAGGCGATGGTAAAGACTCCGGTGAACAATGTGAAGAACACCCAGATGCCGGCAACCAGAACTGTTACCATTACGCGTGCCAGGTGAAGAATCAGAATCTGACCTGGGGCCTCTCCATCTGAGGCCGTTCTGAAATACTTGATGATTTCCCAACGCTCCATAAAAAAGAATTTTTTACTTTATTTTTCAGAATCATTGCCGCCCCTCCTTTCCCTTGACTCCACTCAGCAGATATTTACTTCGTGAATCCAAGATGACGCCTCTATGTAAGCTTTGAGGAACGAAACCCGGCATTTAATGCTTAAAAATCAGGTACTGTGACAGTCCAGGCAAAGTGTTGACCCCTGGTTTGAGATCCTCAAAAGAGCGATCTCTTCACGATGCGGGCTATGGCAGGTTGTGCAAAGAATGTAGTTATCATAAAGTTTCAGGCTGGTCTCCTTGAAATTCTGGTTCGAACCAAACGCGTAATATTCTACGAAAATTTCATGGTTTAAACCTGGCTCTGCCTCTGTTATGTCTGTGTGGCAATTTCTGCATGATCTTTGCAACGAGCCAATTTTGTTCCAGCTGGCTTCATTCTTTATGTCTTGAGGGAATATTACATCTGTTGTGTATGCCTCAGGGTTGTCCTTGCCCCCAATGACTGTTGCAAATTTGTGGCAGGTATCACAAACGCTCTGGCAGTCTTTAGGGTCATCACTGAAAGGCACTTCGAAATCTTCCCAGCAGGCTGATGCTTTTTGATGGATGCTTTGATGTTCAGGGGGCGTAAGTGGGGGCTCTGTAGAGGAGGCTGCTTCTGAAATGGTTGTGCCCGTCTTGATAACACAAACGAGGACGAGAAGAGTTCTTATTGTTAATGAAAAGGTCCTTTTAAGCATAGTGACCTCCTGTAGTGGACTCAATCCTTACATTAGACAACTCAGCATTCTCTACGAGTGGAGAACGGTTACTTTCCCTATCCATCTCACAGTAGATAGAGCTTATTGCCGGGAACAAGTTTCAGCCTATTCGCCACCCAGGCCGATGTAAATAAGAGCATATTCCTTGCTGCAATTTGGGCAGACGACTTTTCTCTGTTTTTTCTTTACTTTCTTTTCTCTCTCCTTATGGTCATTGTTTTCTTGCTTGTCTATTAAGGAGATTGCTTCCTTTGCTTTTCTCTGCTCAGCTAACTCAGATTTTCTCTTTTCGATATAGTTGTTTAGTGCTTCAATGTCATCTTCTGTAATGGGATTTTCTTCCAGATAGGTTTGTGTCAGAACCTGCCAAACGCTGAATCGATTGTTCAGGTCATCCGTAATGATTATTCTGTCTTTTCTGTCGATGTGAATATCATTTGGGCGATTTAACCCCATGGAATGATTGGTCGGCTCTTTTGCCATGGTTGCAAAAAGCAGTTCTCCGTTCTGAGCGAATGTAATCAGGGCTGCACTTCCCTGATCAA encodes the following:
- a CDS encoding cytochrome c3 family protein, which encodes MLKRTFSLTIRTLLVLVCVIKTGTTISEAASSTEPPLTPPEHQSIHQKASACWEDFEVPFSDDPKDCQSVCDTCHKFATVIGGKDNPEAYTTDVIFPQDIKNEASWNKIGSLQRSCRNCHTDITEAEPGLNHEIFVEYYAFGSNQNFKETSLKLYDNYILCTTCHSPHREEIALLRISNQGSTLCLDCHST